The proteins below are encoded in one region of Lactuca sativa cultivar Salinas chromosome 3, Lsat_Salinas_v11, whole genome shotgun sequence:
- the LOC111883220 gene encoding uncharacterized protein LOC111883220 gives MATLIPGVLLKLLQHMNTDVKVGGEHRSSLLQVVSIVPSLSGGSLFKNQGFYIKVSDSSHSTYVSLPDHQNDLILNDKIQLGQYIFVERLKLASPVPILQGCRPLPGRHPCIGTPKDIVATHSLGFLNNNQLSSKKTTPILARSISQLSKSVNDGIGAKGSLNLNNNFSSKKTTPVLARSISEMSKSVNDGIRAKGSLNLNNNFSSSKKTTPLLARSKSHMSKSVNDGISLKGSLRLKAKSINSSQMPLSPTGCYSMPNSFEKFSNGIKKQSSINGVNKTMGKLNLGGKVSQSVKKKFGIQGIDLGHKVLRKSWKGNMEARIPKFSINRKTSKPESRITSTSRKSTSERTQSKEEDNKVKLFEKSSKEESKNEKQVKKIATIKEKSSNGRKSLAKASCKGLSGNMMKVSLSNKRLTNESDSWSSLPLDISKLGKEVLKHRDAAQIAAMEAMQEASAAESILQCIRTYSELCSSAKEDNPQPTIDQFLSMNATLNNIHQITKSLTKIINPKSSNPEENPSEEIIKLTSDLEKKANLWVHSALITNLSSFTVYTKQPPCSSHQPTVVPDGSTKTPPPKPRRTVVDQNSRAPPPKWEKGSGLYETINLAEMLKMESGDWFLGFVERFLDADVDMVSDNGWIAGMLTQLKSVSEWLDKIEMSKDEGERIDRIRKKIYDHLLTHVESAAVALGGALVTSQSERKAKM, from the exons ATGGCGACTTTGATCCCTGGTGTATTGTTGAAATTGCTTCAGCATATGAACACGGATGTGAAAGTTGGAGGTGAACACCGATCATCTCTATTGCAAGTGGTGAGCATTGTTCCTTCTTTATCTGGCGGTTCACTTTTTAAAAACCAAGGGTTTTACATAAAAGTATCAGATTCTTCTCATTCCACATATGTTTCTTTACCTGATCACCAAAATGATCTTATTCTCAATGATAAGATCCAATTGGGTCAATATATATTCGTGGAGAGGCTGAAATTAGCCTCTCCGGTGCCCATTTTACAAGGGTGTCGGCCACTTCCTGGCCGACACCCTTGTATAGGAACCCCTAAAGATATTGTTGCCACACACTCTTTGGGATTCCTAAACAATAATCAATTGAGTAGCAAGAAAACTACACCGATTTTGGCAAGATCGATATCTCAATTGTCAAAATCGGTAAATGATGGAATTGGAGCAAAAGGGTCTTTAAACCTAAACAATAATTTTAGTAGCAAGAAAACTACACCAGTTTTGGCAAGATCGATATCTGAAATGTCAAAATCGGTAAATGATGGAATTAGAGCAAAAGGGTCTTTGAACCTAAACAATAATTTTAGTAGTAGCAAGAAAACTACACCACTTTTGGCAAGATCGAAATCTCATATGTCAAAATCGGTGAATGATGGAATTAGTTTAAAAGGGTCTTTGAGATTGAAAGCAAAATCGATCAATTCTAGCCAAATGCCTTTGTCTCCAACCGGTTGTTATTCAATGCCGAATTCGTTTGAGAAGTTCTCTAATGGGATTAAGAAGCAATCGAGTATCAATGGAGTAAATAAGACAATGGGTAAGTTGAATTTGGGGGGAAAAGTGAGTCAAAGTGTGAAGAAGAAATTTGGGATTCAAGGTATTGATTTGGGACATAAGGTTCTTAGGAAGAGCTGGAAGGGAAATATGGAGGCAAGGATTCCAAAATTTAGTATCAACAGGAAAACTTCAAAGCCTGAATCTCGGATTACTTCT ACTTCAAGAAAATCGACAAGTGAAAGGACACAATCGAAGGAGGAGGATAATAAAGTGAAGTTGTTTGAAAAGTCATCTAAAGAAGAAAGTAAGAATGAAAAACAAGTGAAGAAAATTGCTACGATTaaagaaaaatcatcaaatgGAAGGAAATCATTAGCAAAAGCTTCGTGTAAGGGATTATCAGGAAACATGATGAAGGTTTCTCTTAGTAATAAGAGATTAACAAATGAAAGTGATTCTTGGTCTTCACTCCCACTGGATATTTCAAAGCTTGGAAAG GAAGTCCTGAAGCATAGAGATGCTGCACAAATTGCTGCCATGGAAGCTATGCAAGAAGCTTCAGCTGCTGAGAGCATACTTCAATGTATAAG GACTTATTCTGAGCTCTGTtcttcagcaaaagaagacaacCCACAGCCCACTATTGACCAGTTTTTATCCATGAATGCTACCTTaaataacattcatcaaattaCCAAATCTTTAACAAaaatcataaaccctaaatcatcaaATCCCGAAGAAAACCCATCAGAAGAAATTATAAAACTCACATCAGATCTAGAAAAAAAAGCAAATCTTTGGGTACACTCTGCCTTAATCACAAACTTATCATCTTTCACAGTGTACACCAAACAACCACCATGTTCTAGCCACCAACCCACCGTAGTACCTGATGGCTCCACCAAGACCCCACCACCAAAGCCACGTAGGACCGTGGTTGACCAAAACTCCCGGGCCCCACCTCCAAAATGGGAAAAGGGGTCTGGTCTTTATGAGACGATAAACTTGGCAGAAATGTTGAAAATGGAGTCGGGTGATTGGTTCTTGGGGTTTGTTGAAAGATTCTTGGATGCTGACGTGGACATGGTATCGGATAATGGTTGGATCGCTGGGATGCTGACTCAGCTCAAGAGTGTGAGTGAGTGGTTGGATAAGATTGAGATGAGTAAAGATGAAGGGGAGAGGATTGATCGGATAAGAAAGAAGATTTATGATCATCTTCTTACACATGTGGAATCTGCTGCGGTTGCACTTGGTGGAGCCTTAGTAACATCACAAAGTGAAAGAAAAgctaaaatgtaa